In the Brevundimonas sp. LM2 genome, GGCTCGGCCGAGCGCTCGCGGCTGATCACCCAATTGTGGTCGTAGCCGCGCCCGAAGACGATCTGCTCGTCGGAGGCGTCGCGCACGCGGTCGCCCACGGCCGTGGCGGTACGGAAGTCGAACACCGTGCCCTCGACCTTGCGGAACTCGCCGGTGGGGATCGCGGTGGCGTCCGTGGGCGTATATTCCTCGGCCGGGATCGTCAGCAGATTGCCGAGCGCGCCGGCGGTCGCGCCGTCACCGGCCATGTTCCAGTAGCCATGGTTCGAAAGGTTGACGACGGTCGGGGCGTCCGTGGTGGCCCGGTAGTCGATCGACAGCTCGTTGGCGTCGTTCAGCGCATAGGTGGCGGTCGTGGTGAGTTCGCCCGGATAGCCCTGGTCGCCGTCGGGGCTGACGTAGCGCAGCGTGACGCTGGGGGCGTCGCCGCTCTCGATCTCCACCACCTCCCACAGCACCTTGTCGAAGCCGGCGGTGCCGCCGTGCAGGGCGTTCGGGCCGTTGTTCACGGGGGTCTGATAGGTCTTGCCGTCCAGCTCGAACCGGCCGCCCGCGATGCGGTTGGCCACGCGCCCCACGGTCGCGCCGAAATACTCGGGCATGGCGAGATAGCCGTCCAGGGTCGCATAGCCGATGGCCACGTCGGCCATCTGGCCGTCGCGGTCCGGGACCATCACCGACTGGATCGCGGCACCCAGGGCGATGACCCGAACGGTCATGCCGGCGTCGTTGGTCAGGGTGATCGCCTCGACCACCCGCCCGTCCGGCATCCGGCCGAACTCGGCACGCTGGGCCGTCCCGGCCAAGGCCGTGGTCGCGCCCGCAGACAGGGCAATGAGGGTCAGACAGCTGATCGCCGCAGTACGCATGGAACCTCCCAGGGCTGACGCCCGTCGATCATCTACTGGATCGTTATCTGATTTATATGTTAACATGTTTTCATTGGCAATAAGCAACGATGGGGCTCCGATGTCGGCATTCACACTCCCTCTGGCCCTCGCGGCCCTGCTTTTGGCGACCCCGATCGCCGCCCAGGAAGGCCCCCGCGCGCCCGTCCTGGACGCCGACTTCCCCGACCCGTTCGTGCTGTCGACGGACGCAGGGCTGGTCGCCTACGCCACCAACTCGCGGAAACGCGGCAAGCTCCTGAATGTGCAGATGTCGCGTTCCACCGATGGTCGGTCCTGGTCGGCGGCGGCGGACGCCATGCCGGTCGCGCCCCCCTGGGCCCGGCCCGGGCGGCCCGACATCTGGGCCCCCGAGGCCATCCGCATCGGCGACCGCTACGTGATGTATTTCAGCGCGCGGCATGCCACCCGGACCCGTCCCGACGGCCTGACCCTGTGCGTCGGCGCCGCCGTCGCCGCGGCGCCGGGAGGCCCCTTCGTGCCCCAAGCCGAGCCCCTGACCTGCGGCGGGCCCCTGGGCGTGATCGACGCCAGTCCGTTCCGGGACGGAGAGGACCTGTGGCTCTATGTGAAGAGCGACGGCAACTGCTGCGACGTGCCGATCACCCTGGTGGCCCAGCGCCTGTCCGCCGACGGTCTGAGCCTGACCGGGGCGCCGGCGACCGTGCCGGGGTTCACCAACGACGCCGCCTGGGAAGGCAAGGTGGTCGAGGCCCCGCAGATGGTCGTGCGCGACGGCGTCTATACCCTGTTCTACAGCGCCAACGATTTCGGCGGCCGGGCCTATGGGACCGGATACGCCCTGTGCCAGAGCCCGGTCGGTCCGTGCCAGGATGCGCCCCAGAACCCGATCCTGAGCTCGACCCCCGGCCTCAGGGGCCTGGTCGGACCCGGTCATGTCAGCGTGTTCGAACGCGAAGGCCGGACGTGGATCGCCTATCACGGCTGGCGGCGTCCCCTGACCGACGGCGGCTGGGGTCAGCGGTCGATGTACATCGACCGTCTCGACTGGGTCGACGGCCGCCCGACCGTCGCGCCCGCGCGCTAAGCGGCGACCGGGCGGCTCGCGGAGCCGCCCGGTTCGGCCGGGTCAGTCGTCGAACGGCTCGACGACCGTGCGGTGGCCGAGCATGAAGGCATCGGCGACGTGGCGGAACGGCTCCAGATCGACGTCGCTCTCGCCGCGACGGATCAGGTCGGCGAAGCGGCGGTAGAGGTTGGGGTACTCGCCCTCGACCTCGCCCGTCTCGACCGTATGAGTCTCGCCGTCGATGACGAGGCGGCTGCCGCCGTCGTGCAGCACCAGGGTGCCGGTGTCGGTCTCGACGATGATGTCCCAGGACTGGGGTCCCGTCTGGCGGAAGTCGAAGGCGGCGGAGATCGGCGCGCCCGACACGGTGCGGAACGTCAGATCGGCCGCGATCGGCGCCGCCCGGTTGGACGGGAAGGCCAGGGTGGCCTGCTGCAGAATGGCCCGCTCGGGCAGGATCCGGGTCAGGATGGACAGGGCGTTGATGCCTGGATCGAACACGCCCAGGCCGCCCGGCTCCCAGATCCATTGCTGCCCCGGATGCCAGCGACGGACGTCTTCCTTCCAGATGACCTGCGCCGACCGGATCGTCCGTTCGCTCAGCCAGGCCCGGGCCGTCTCGACCCCGGCCGCCTCCCGCGAATGCCAGGTGCAGAACAGCGTCAGCCCGCGCTCAGCCGCCAGGCCCGCCAGATGGTCGACCTCCGCCACCGTGGCCCCCGGCGGCTTCTCCAGCATGACGTGACGGCCGGCCTCGAGCGCCGCCCGGGCGATGTCGTGGCGTCCCACGGGCGGGGTGCACAGGCTGACGGCGCCGATGGCCGGATCCGCCTCCAGCATCGCCTCGATGCTGGGATAGGTCGGCACCCCCTCGACGCCCTCATGATGCGTCGCGACGGCGACCAGTTCGAAATCGCGACTGGCGGCCAGGGCAGGCAGATGCTGGTCGCGCGCAATCTTGCCGATTCCGACCACGCCGATACGGACAGATTCCATGAGTGACTCCGGCACCAGAGATAAGACGATGAGGGCGCCCGCCCTCCTTCCCGCCCGGTGTAGCCGCCGCGCTCGAGGCGCAACAGCCAACAAATGCTACAGGCGCGCGACGCGCGGCGGGCAGCCAAACCCTTTGGCGTCGAGGTCAGCGCGTCGCGTCCGGTGAATCACCGGCACAAAGGGCCCGCCAACGGGCTGGCGTGACCCCTTCCCATTCGCGAAACGCGCGATGAAATGAGGTGGCGTCCTGGTAGCCGAGGAGGAAGCCGATCTCGTCGCGCTCCACCCTATCGTCGCTGAGAAGCCGGTGTCCCAGCTCTAGCCGGGCCTCGACCAGCAGTTCGCGGAAGCTGTGGCCTTCCTCGGTGATCCGACGCTGCAATGTCCGCTCGCTCAGCGACCGCACCTGCATGGCCTCCAGCGCGTGGCTCAGGGCGGGCGTCAGCAGGGCGAGCAGCTCGGGGTTGTGACCCGGAAACGGAAGGTCCAGATCAGATTACGCCATCTTCCGGGGCCGGCGGCCCTCAGACATGGCGCAGCGACCCCCGGTCAGGCGACGCCGGGCCTCACTCCCACTCGATCGTCCCAGGCGGCTTGGACGTCACGTCATAGACCACCCGGTTGACGCCCCGGACCTCGTTGACGATCCGCGTCGCGCACTTGCCCAGGACGTCCCAGGGGAACTCATAGAAGTCGGCGGTCATGCCGTCGGTGGAGCTGACGGCGCGCAGCGCCAGGACCTTCTCATAGGTGCGGGCGTCGCCCATGACGCCGACGGTCTTGACCGGCA is a window encoding:
- a CDS encoding Gfo/Idh/MocA family protein, with amino-acid sequence MESVRIGVVGIGKIARDQHLPALAASRDFELVAVATHHEGVEGVPTYPSIEAMLEADPAIGAVSLCTPPVGRHDIARAALEAGRHVMLEKPPGATVAEVDHLAGLAAERGLTLFCTWHSREAAGVETARAWLSERTIRSAQVIWKEDVRRWHPGQQWIWEPGGLGVFDPGINALSILTRILPERAILQQATLAFPSNRAAPIAADLTFRTVSGAPISAAFDFRQTGPQSWDIIVETDTGTLVLHDGGSRLVIDGETHTVETGEVEGEYPNLYRRFADLIRRGESDVDLEPFRHVADAFMLGHRTVVEPFDD
- a CDS encoding helix-turn-helix domain-containing protein → MQVRSLSERTLQRRITEEGHSFRELLVEARLELGHRLLSDDRVERDEIGFLLGYQDATSFHRAFREWEGVTPARWRALCAGDSPDATR
- a CDS encoding glycoside hydrolase family 43 protein, with protein sequence MSAFTLPLALAALLLATPIAAQEGPRAPVLDADFPDPFVLSTDAGLVAYATNSRKRGKLLNVQMSRSTDGRSWSAAADAMPVAPPWARPGRPDIWAPEAIRIGDRYVMYFSARHATRTRPDGLTLCVGAAVAAAPGGPFVPQAEPLTCGGPLGVIDASPFRDGEDLWLYVKSDGNCCDVPITLVAQRLSADGLSLTGAPATVPGFTNDAAWEGKVVEAPQMVVRDGVYTLFYSANDFGGRAYGTGYALCQSPVGPCQDAPQNPILSSTPGLRGLVGPGHVSVFEREGRTWIAYHGWRRPLTDGGWGQRSMYIDRLDWVDGRPTVAPAR
- a CDS encoding aldose epimerase family protein, whose product is MRTAAISCLTLIALSAGATTALAGTAQRAEFGRMPDGRVVEAITLTNDAGMTVRVIALGAAIQSVMVPDRDGQMADVAIGYATLDGYLAMPEYFGATVGRVANRIAGGRFELDGKTYQTPVNNGPNALHGGTAGFDKVLWEVVEIESGDAPSVTLRYVSPDGDQGYPGELTTTATYALNDANELSIDYRATTDAPTVVNLSNHGYWNMAGDGATAGALGNLLTIPAEEYTPTDATAIPTGEFRKVEGTVFDFRTATAVGDRVRDASDEQIVFGRGYDHNWVISRERSAEPRMIARLEDPVSGRTMELISDQPGVQFYSGNFFDGTIVGKSDRIYRMGDAVVLEPQMFPDTPNQPAFGSVRLDPGQTYRNHMVFRFSTTPRR